The Saprospiraceae bacterium genome includes a window with the following:
- a CDS encoding GNAT family N-acetyltransferase — protein sequence MFNTGIDNYFYRSAVNEDGSRIREIIFTELRRHGLEPDPDKTDKDLYDIETYYQNDFFGVIVNAENVVLGSFALAGIDSEAAEIRKMYLDKSVQKLGLGKWMLTFLIAQAKSKGFSKVELESASVLRDALKLYKAFGFKEESGINKSLRCDIKMKLSL from the coding sequence ATGTTCAATACAGGAATTGATAATTATTTTTATCGAAGTGCCGTAAATGAAGATGGTTCAAGAATAAGGGAAATCATTTTTACCGAACTGAGACGCCATGGTTTAGAGCCGGATCCGGATAAAACGGATAAAGATTTATATGATATCGAAACATATTATCAGAATGATTTTTTTGGTGTTATAGTGAATGCTGAAAATGTTGTTTTGGGTAGTTTTGCATTGGCAGGAATTGATTCAGAAGCTGCTGAAATTAGGAAAATGTATTTAGATAAATCCGTTCAGAAACTTGGTTTGGGGAAGTGGATGCTCACTTTTTTGATAGCTCAGGCGAAGTCAAAGGGATTTTCAAAAGTAGAACTTGAGTCAGCAAGTGTGCTGAGAGATGCACTGAAATTATACAAAGCATTTGGGTTTAAAGAAGAGTCAGGGATTAATAAGTCATTGAGGTGTGATATTAAGATGAAATTGAGTCTTTAA
- a CDS encoding glycosyltransferase has product MTENMNSITAEKPKLLMITSRFPYPLEKGDKLRAFHQIRTLRNHFDIYLVSITDYSVHKNELEVIRPFVKELHIVRITPIQRLKSLIRSILSDLPFQISYFYSKDIHEYIESLVESKKPDHIYCQLARMAEYIKDIPVSKTLDYMDAFGIGMQRRSNVVKFPYSILYRKEALRMVKYEKTIFNSFNNHTIISNQDKIQLEFSGSRSIHVVPNGIDTDFFEMSTYEKKYDISFIGNMGYLPNIEAAEYLVQKILPLLHADTKVLIAGARPDKRIKKLASSQVTIKGWSNDIRQAYGESKVFVAPLWSGTGQQNKILEAMSMGIPCITTSLVNNAILAKENSEILIADDEKTFAEKIVFLLNNAHLQQQISNAGRDFVKQNYSWEHYSQLLCTIFASSK; this is encoded by the coding sequence TTGACTGAGAATATGAATTCCATTACAGCTGAAAAGCCCAAATTATTGATGATCACTTCCAGATTTCCCTATCCATTGGAGAAAGGTGATAAATTGCGTGCTTTCCATCAGATAAGAACCTTACGAAATCATTTTGATATTTATCTGGTGAGCATTACGGATTATTCGGTTCATAAAAATGAACTGGAAGTTATTAGACCATTTGTAAAAGAACTTCATATTGTCAGAATCACGCCGATCCAAAGATTGAAGTCCTTAATAAGGAGCATTTTAAGTGATTTACCATTTCAGATATCTTACTTTTACAGTAAAGATATTCATGAATATATTGAATCTTTGGTGGAATCCAAAAAACCGGATCACATTTATTGCCAATTGGCGAGAATGGCAGAATACATCAAAGACATTCCGGTTTCCAAGACATTGGATTATATGGATGCATTTGGAATCGGGATGCAAAGAAGGTCCAATGTTGTAAAATTTCCCTATTCTATTCTTTACAGAAAAGAAGCGTTGAGAATGGTGAAATATGAAAAAACTATTTTCAATTCTTTTAATAATCACACGATCATTTCAAATCAGGACAAAATCCAATTGGAATTTTCCGGTTCCCGGAGCATTCATGTTGTCCCCAATGGAATAGATACTGACTTTTTTGAAATGAGTACGTATGAGAAAAAATACGACATCTCGTTTATAGGCAATATGGGATACCTTCCCAATATAGAAGCAGCAGAATATCTGGTGCAAAAGATATTACCACTTTTACATGCAGACACCAAAGTACTGATCGCAGGTGCAAGACCGGATAAACGTATCAAAAAGCTGGCATCATCCCAGGTTACAATAAAAGGTTGGTCTAATGATATCCGTCAGGCTTATGGAGAATCAAAAGTATTTGTTGCCCCATTGTGGTCAGGGACAGGACAGCAAAACAAGATTCTGGAAGCGATGTCCATGGGTATTCCCTGTATTACAACTTCTTTGGTCAACAATGCCATTCTGGCAAAGGAAAATAGTGAAATATTGATAGCGGATGATGAAAAAACATTTGCAGAAAAGATAGTTTTTTTATTGAATAATGCCCATCTTCAACAACAAATCAGTAACGCAGGCAGAGACTTTGTTAAACAAAATTACAGCTGGGAACATTATAGTCAATTATTATGTACTATTTTTGCGTCATCAAAGTAA
- the ribB gene encoding 3,4-dihydroxy-2-butanone-4-phosphate synthase, with amino-acid sequence MLTEVNELQSTRLNTIEEAIEDIRNGKLLIVVDDEDRENEGDFICAAEKVTPELINFMSKYGRGLICTPIEEERAKELDLDLMVKSNTALHNTAFTVSIDLVGHGCTTGISAYDRSTGIKALINTEIKATDFARPGHIFPLIAKSGGVLRRTGHTEAAVDLARLAGFFPAGVLVEILNEDGSMARLPQLMELSQKLDIKIITIKDLVAFRMQRESLIKKEMETIIETAYGNFKVVAFRQIDTGDIHLAFCSGNNYTGKPTLVRVHSSTETGDIIGMLFDGYAEQLTNSLRMIAKEQNGVLLFMRHSEKYDAILEKLKTLDNDPTNNPVSSNEQRDFGVGAQILHELGVDKIRLISNHKKKRIGLVGYGLEIVENIFLS; translated from the coding sequence ATGCTTACAGAAGTTAATGAATTACAGTCAACAAGACTAAACACAATAGAAGAAGCTATAGAAGATATTCGAAATGGTAAACTCCTGATCGTGGTAGATGATGAAGACAGAGAAAATGAAGGAGACTTTATCTGCGCCGCTGAAAAGGTGACCCCTGAATTGATAAACTTTATGTCAAAATATGGCAGAGGTCTGATTTGCACACCTATTGAAGAAGAGCGGGCAAAAGAACTCGATCTGGACCTGATGGTAAAGTCGAACACCGCACTTCATAATACTGCTTTTACGGTTTCAATTGATCTGGTCGGACACGGATGTACGACGGGTATTTCTGCTTATGACAGATCTACCGGAATAAAAGCACTGATAAATACGGAGATCAAAGCAACTGACTTTGCCAGACCAGGTCATATATTTCCTTTAATTGCGAAATCAGGTGGTGTTTTGAGACGCACAGGACATACAGAAGCTGCGGTAGATCTTGCAAGACTTGCAGGCTTTTTCCCTGCGGGCGTATTGGTGGAGATACTGAATGAAGATGGTTCGATGGCAAGGTTGCCGCAATTAATGGAGTTGAGTCAAAAATTAGATATAAAAATTATTACGATCAAGGATTTGGTTGCTTTCAGGATGCAACGGGAAAGTCTGATCAAAAAGGAAATGGAAACGATAATAGAAACAGCCTACGGAAATTTTAAGGTTGTAGCATTCAGGCAAATTGATACTGGGGATATCCATCTTGCCTTTTGTTCCGGAAACAACTATACCGGAAAGCCTACGCTGGTAAGAGTACATTCCAGTACAGAGACCGGAGATATTATCGGAATGTTATTTGACGGATATGCCGAACAATTGACCAATTCACTTCGTATGATTGCAAAAGAACAAAATGGTGTTTTATTGTTTATGCGGCACAGCGAGAAATATGACGCTATTCTGGAAAAGTTAAAAACATTAGACAATGACCCGACCAATAATCCGGTATCAAGTAATGAACAAAGAGATTTCGGAGTTGGTGCTCAAATACTGCATGAATTGGGAGTGGATAAGATTCGTTTGATTTCCAATCACAAAAAGAAAAGAATTGGCCTTGTCGGATATGGACTCGAAATTGTAGAAAACATATTTCTGTCCTGA